The Brachypodium distachyon strain Bd21 chromosome 4, Brachypodium_distachyon_v3.0, whole genome shotgun sequence nucleotide sequence aatATAAGACAAATGCACTCTACACTTTTTTCCGTTAATGTTAAGCATCTATTTATGCACTCATGTTCCGCACCGACGCGCGGAGCATCAACTAGTTTATGTGAGTGTTAAAATAAGATATTTGACAGGACTTGATTATCAGTCTTAGTTTCGTCTGGCACTGCACCTCTATCTGTACAGTTTGCTTCATTGCCTTATATTATGCAAGAAACCAATACCTGGAACTGAGATCTCTTCCTCCTGAATCCGATTTATGATGATCACACACGGGGCACTACCTGTGCAAGAAAGAAATATCTATTCATTCTCACTCCCCACCAACGTCATCCCTGTCGCCGACCTTGCCCGCATCCACCCAGTAGACCTCCAAGATACGATACCTTACGATATGATGATCCAATTCAGTCTACACTTGCAACACCAACAAATTAGTTATAGATCGATGGCATCATCTACATGTGTGTGCATGCAGGCGACTAGACGCACGGAGACATGCAAGTTCTTCTTTAGCTGGCTAGTGCCGAGGTGCTGTCGCAGGGCCCTCGGGATGGCTGCTGGCATGTGGAAGAAGCCATCCAGGAAGGAGGAGCTTGTGGTCGTCTCACCACGGCGCGTGCTATATGGCCCTCAAATAGACGCTAGTCTTCTTCGCTGCTGCACGCACCCGGTGGGCCATGAACGAGTACCGCCTCAACTCCGCAATGCTCGCCGCCACAGCCAACACCGGCAAGGTTGTGAAGGACTGGGTGGTCTGCTGAATCTTCAAGAGACACCCAGCCTTCCACAGCTTTGCCGATGTTGGCTGCAGCGACGAGCACGGCGGGGGTGGAAGGCGGTACGTACTCATGCATATACTGCCAATTGCTACACGCCACGTCATtggactctctctctctctctcactctcttcCTCCCCTTACCTCTCTCCATGGACTTGTCTGAAATCTGAGTGAGATAGCAATCCAGCAGCCAACGAACAATTTCTGGCCGGCAATCCGGCTGCAATTTGGATGTTTGAGACGGCGTGTGTTCTCCTAGTTTTAGGTTGTGCTGTGTTGTTTGCGGGCATGGCGATGCCAGAGGCCCGTGGCGGAGGGTTGGGGCTGCCGACTGGGTTCAGGTTCATGCCGACTGACGAGGAGCTGACGGCGAGCTACCTCCGCAAGAAGGCACTCTCCTTCCCGGCCCCCTCCGAAATAATCCCCATCGCTGACCTTGCCCGGCCGCATCCACCCAGCATACCCCCCGCGTACGATAAGATGATCCAATTCAGTCCACACTCGCAACGCTGACGAATTAGTTATAGATCGATGGCATCATCTATGTGCACATGCGTGCAGGGGACGAGACACACGGGGTCAAATTTTTCTTCAGCCGGTCGGTGCCAAGGTGCGGGCGCAGGGCCCGCAGGATGCTACCCGGCGCGCCGACATGTGGAAGGCGACAGGGAAGGAGGAGCTTGTGGTCATCTCACCGCGGCGCGTGATGCCCATGGCCATCAGCAGACACTAGTCTTCTTCACCGTCAACGTCGGCAGCGGTGCCACCAGGCGCACCCAGTGGATCATGCACGAGTACCGCCTCCACCCTGCCCtgctcgccgttgtagccaaGGTCGGCAAGGATGTGGAGGACTCGGTGGTGTGCCGCTTCTTCAAGAAGGCCACACGCCGCGGCGGAAACCCGGAGGACATGGGCGGACCGTCGTCCCCGCACTTGTCGTGCGTGACCGAGGAATTAGgagatgacgaagaagaaatggcTAGTTCTAATAACTAGCCAAGGATTTTAAAATCCGTCTTCCTTTTCTTAGATCGTTCGCTCGGCCGCCAATCGGTTCTGGTAGTTCTAGGTAGGAATAAGATCCCCAGTGCATGGGAAACCAGCAAGAGATTGATCGACATTTGTAAAACAAAATAGGAAACAACAATTTGACAATCTGTCTTCATACCATTATTGCATGTTGCCCACTGAATGCATGATTGTGTGCTTGCTTTTCAATACAACGACAGTGTGAATTATTAATCCCCACAGtaagaaagagaaaagtctTAATTAACGTCCTGAAGATGATCAGGAGATGCCCCATATCTTTCCCGTCCTCAGGCAGCAAGTAATTAAGTACCTTTTGCTATCTGCACTCCGATATATACGAAACCAAAACGCAACTGTGATGAGAGTAATCTAATTATGCTTCGGGAGAGAGGGGGACCGAATGCAATTCCAAATGTGCAATGCAATGGCCAAAAATCATTCAACCGGCCGGGCAGACAATTCCTGTTCCTCTTGCCAACAATCGTGTGGAGCATCATCAGTTCATCACCACGCCCCATTGCACGTACGCACGCAAGCACTAACCTTTCTGCCCCacctttcctttcttctccttattcttcttcttcggtggCATATGGACGCCgaccttcttttcttccatgTGTTACATAATTTATAAGGGTGAGTGTATGCACATGTTTTCTGCTTCCGTGTGTTTGTACCGTgcttctcaaaaaaagaaagaaaaagcaaTTGAGAAACAAGGACACAATCACACATTCGGGGAGCAATAGGCACGAATGGTATCAGGAGAGATCGCCAAATTGATTGTGTCCTATTTTGTTCTACAAAGGTCAATGGATCTCTTGGTGGGTTCCCATCCATGCACCGGGGATCTTCCTAGCTAGAACTACTAGATCTGCATTGCCGGCGAGCGAACGATCTAAGAAAGAAACATGAATTCGAAAATCCTCTCGTGGCTAGTTAGAACTAGCGATCTCCTTCTTTGTCGTCATAATCTCCTTTCTCGGTCACCCAGGACAACGCGGGAGACACTACGGCGCCATGCGCATGTCTGGCAGGTTTCTGCCCGGCGTGGAGACGGCGTGTGGCCTTCTTCTTGAAGAAGCGTAAGACCATCCAGTCCTCTAGAGCTTGACCCACTTGGCTAGCACGGTAGGGTGGAGATGGTACTCGTGCATGGCCCACTTGGTGCGCGCGCCCCCGTTGCGGCGAAGACGACGAGCGTTTTCTTGAGGGCCATGACACGGGCCGTGGCAAGACAACCACAAGCCTTTTAATTCCTAGTATGCAATaagtaaaaaaggaaaaaaaaattgaccgGCGGTGGCACGACGGCGGCAGGCTCCGGCCGGCAACCGGGACGAGCCGCGGTGGCGTCGGGGCCATCAGATCCGGCCTCCTGGTGACCTCCCATTCGGCCTGTGTCTTCCTCAGTTCTAAGATCCCAACGGCGGTAGATATCGATCGCCTCGCTCATATTCCCTGGATTCCAACGACGACAACGACCTTCCCGCAGCAACAGGATGCAGCGAGCTCCCGGCGGTGATGCGATctgcgccgccctcctcctcgtgACCGGAACGAGACGTGGTGGTGCCGAGGGTGCCGGATCCGCCTCCAGGCGACCTCCCGTTCGGGCCGCGTCTTCCCCAGCGGTGAGATCTCGATGGCGGCAGATCTCAGACACATCTCTTGGACATGTCGGATTCCGATGACGACAACGACCTTCCAACAACAATGGGATGCAGCGGACCCCGGCGTGACAGCTCGGGAGAGGGGGAGGTGACGGCGGCACATGAACATGGAGGGGACAGCGCGCGGCGGGCGTGAGGAGGGAGATGGCGATGGGCGTGAGGGAGGACAGCGGGCCTAACGAAGAAGGCGGGCAGCGTGCGAGATGAAGAAAGTGGGATGCCCTAGAGCTGGGTAGGAGGAGGATTAGgtagggagagagagggagggggtgGGGGCAAGTGCAGGATAAGGAGTAGGTGGGGAGAGAGGGGCGTgtacaggaggaggaggagggaccTTGGACCGTAACAAAAGAGGCAGGGGAGCAGACACAACACGTGGAGAACATATAGTCCACCGTGCGCAAACAAGCATGGAAGAGGTATCGGAGAGCTATACATACCAGTGGTACGACTTTAGATTCCTCCTATctgcatatttatttttactttttctacatatatttattttaaaaataacGCCGGTgaataaaacatttttttacctttttaATAAGCATGGGGCTGAAGCTTATTTGATACAGCACTGTTTATGCATACGTCCTCGCATCTCCTTGTATGTAGTTTTGTACATGTGTTTATTGTAATAAAAAGATTACACGCTGTGGCCATACTAGAGAGGTACGGTGTTCAATACCTCGCATctcattttgtttctcttttctaCATGTGCTTATTATATTAAAAAATTACAGGGCGTCGTtaacaaataaaatagaaaTTTACCTTGTCAATATGCAAGGGGATGTAGCTCATTTGGTAGAGCGCCGCTAATACGCACGACAGAGGTACGGGGTTTGAGTCTCGCATCTTCatagatgtatttattttttctcttctgcacatgtttatatataaaaatgTAACGGGTGACCAGCGCATACTTATTGAATATTGttatatttgtatttttacatgtttatattactccctccgtttgtttttctctttacATGTAGCATGTGCAAGTTTTTGGCAATATTGttatatttgtatttttacatgtttatattactccctctgtttgtttttatcttgtttttctctttACATGTAGCATGTGCAAGTTTTTGGCGAGAGATTGAATTCCCCACAGCTGCCTAGCATAGAAGTCTTGGTCGTGTATCAGTCCCAGTGTGGCGTAGCTCATCTGGTAGGGATAAGTTATTCTAACGAGTAAGGGGGCGTAGCTCATCTGGTAGGGCCCTGATTATGCATGCTACACAGTTTAGGTTTGTTTCCTCGTATCTCCGTTATTTTTTCCCTattgaaatatttttatttgaaaaataaattgcatagctaacaaaaatataatttcTTCCATATTTACAACGAAGGGGTTGTAGCTCAATTGATAGAGCATGTGTACTGATTATTCGAAAGGCACGTGGTTTGATTTTTCTCGTTTTcatattgttttgttttttgtgtgtCTAGCTACATGTTTGTATCAAAAAAACTAATTCTCGGAACTGATAGGAACACTTTTATTACCATATGAATACCAATGAGATGTAGCTGAATTGGTAGAGAGCGATCATGCGAGCTAAGTGCTGGTCATGCGAGCTAGAGTTCACATCGATctccataattttttttccttgcctgcatgttaaaaaaattacagaataAGAAAAATGAATTTCTGCCATATTGGAATGCAAGATTACAAAACGAGAATTACGAGGACAAGAAAATAAATCTCTTCCATTTAATCTCTCCGCTTAACTTTGTATTAAATTTGTATACATAGCGAAGTTTCTTCTAGCTATCTCAGTGTGACAAATTCTTATACTCCATATTGGTCTTCATATTTGTCTTTTAACGCTGAACAGCATGTATAGAGGTCCGTTAGTATTCTCTCACAACgggccaacgcaaccaaaattCCGAAACAAAGCAAAAAACACGAAACGAAATATGTGGCGGAGCAGTTAGCATAGTTGCGTGATTTTTGAGGCACACAGAAAAGAAGGTTTTTTCACCAGAGGATAGCTACACACGAAAATATTTACGGTTCTCGTAATCCCATCTGAAGCATGAATTTATTTTCTCCGGCAAAGGCAGCTTTGCTTTCTGGCAAAGGTTCTTTTATGCCCGCTGGTTCATGTGATCGATCGCAACATTTGCCCCAACAAATATTAAGCACTGCTGGTCACGATCTTATCATTCATGATAACTCAAGCCCAAGAGGTACAGTAGGTCCTGCCAGCCAACAACCTCATCATCGGCTTCCCTGCACCACAAGCCCACCACTGGCATATGGCACATCCACATATCCACACCTCAAAATAGCTCCCTCCATAGTGCAGTGCTTAACATGGCGGCATCGTCCACGGCTTCCCGCCCCTTCACGCCCTTCCTCCACAGGCACCAAGGGCGCGGCAGGTGCCGCACgaggctcgtcgtcgtcgcagcGAGCACTCCAGACGCCGAGGCGCCGTCTCCGGAGGCGGCAGCTGCCCcaggaaagaagaagacggTGGACACCAGGATACACTGGTCTAACCCGGACGAAGGTTGGATAGGAGGCAAAGACATCAAGGAAGGCGAAAGCGGCAGCAAGAACGAGCCCTTGGGAAGGAGGTTCGCCGACCTCATCAACGACCCCGCCGAGTCACACTACCAGTTGAGTTCAGCTCCTTAACCAATTTCACCATACATCCCTTATCCTGTCATCCATCTTCCTGAAGCTGATCGACCACCAAATCCTTTCTGGCAAACCTGCAGGTTCCTGGGAATAGCACCTGAGGCGGACATAGAAGAGATCAAGGCGGCGTACCGGCGGCTGTCCAAGGAGTTCCACCCGGACACCACGAGGCTGCCTCTCAAGTCGGCTTCCGAGAAGTTCATCTGGCTCCGGGAGGTGTACAACGTGCTGAGCGAGGAGGAGACCCGGCGGTTCTACGACTGGACGCTGGCGCAGGAGGCCGAGAGCCGCAGGCTGCAGCAGCTCCGGTCCCGTCTCGAGGACCCCTATGAGCAGGACATCCAGAGCTACGAGCCCGTGCCGGACATGGTCGACCGCCTCGGTGGGAAGAACATGGAGCTCAGTGACCAGGCCATGACCGCTCTTGGGTTCGATATCGtcgtcatcttcttcagcatCTGCTGCATCATCTACGCCGTCTTCTTCAAGGAGCAGTACTGACGACAACAGTACGTAAAGAACAGCCAGCCAATGCTATATAGTGCAAAGTAAATAGGTAAAATAGCTGATCATAATATATCTTCAGATGTTATACATACCTCAAAAATAGAAAGATTTTATATCCTATGATGTAATGTAAAATACAAGCTAGGAATCACTGATATATTGTCTCAACAATCTATAGTTTTCTCCAAAACTTGGCTGTTGTGGTGTCTGAGAAGTTCTCTTCAATTTATTACAACACGTATGAATCTAAAATGCCAAAGCGCTAGATAGGACAACCGTGTCATGCTGTACTTCTCTTGTTATCTCAGGTCaaagtgaaagaaaaacaggAGGCAAATGTCTTGTCGAAATTGTTTCTTGTGATATGATATCTCATTATTGAGAATTCTCACACTCAATGATCTTGACAACAGACGAATCACCAATCTTTTCGAAAATTATGACCCTGTCGAATGGCTTTACTATGCCCACTGACCGGCCATAATTCAGCGCAAGTTTTATCCCATACTCCTCCTTGGTGAGCCCGCCAGTTTCAGCCTGTCCAAAAATTTTAAGAATCAGCTTGACAGAAAGCACCCTGAGCTACCACATAAGTTGAACATTCAAAAATAGCAGAACTTCAAGGTGCCGCCGATATTACCAAGTAAGAACCGGATACATACCTCGTCAGTACTACCCATCAAGGGGTAGACACCTCTCACGGAAAAACATTGCCTCGCCTGCAAGTAAAAGTCAGCAAATATAAGTTTACAAGTCCTGCTTGACGAGAAACAAGAGAACTACAACCAGATAGATAGATGCCTGTTACTTACCTGTGTCGTGCCATAAGAACGCCACTTTGATGGATCAGAGCCCTCACGTGGGAACACGACTGCTAAAACTGGCATTGGGGGCCTGTACTTGGCAATTAACCTACACAAGAGGATACACAAAGTAAACTAACTGCATTTGTATGACAGAAACATATTTAGTCAGGTGCTGATCTTGTGTAGTATAAAGCACCTAGCAGCTCTCCCCGAGAAAGTGAACACAACAATTGCAGCAGCTTTTACTTTCATTGCAGAACGAACCTACATGTGAAAAATACGTTGTCACTAGTGTTGTAGATGAAAAGGCATGTGTCTGAAATAATGATTCAAAAATATTTACCGCTGATGATGCCACAGATTCTTCATGGGCCATTGGTTCACCTACATGCCTCACTACTTTCTTGAAATGAAGTGACTGGTTATACACAGTCTCAGCCTAGAAGAATGATATACCATTTATCAGATATTCATAGAGAAGATTTTACAAGTTAATCTTAAATGAGGTAGGAACATACTTCTGCACATATTCTGCCCACCGTACTCACGGCATCAACAGGATACTGCCCTCGAAGTGTCTCCGCACCAAGCAAAATGGCATCAGTTCCTGCAATACGAGCAGCATAAGACATAAGTACCTAATAATATAAATAAGTAGTTTTAAACACACTAAAGGTTTAGAGACCATCTAGGACAGCATTTGCAACATCGGTCGCTTCTGCACGAGTAGGACGTAGATTGTCAATCATGCTGTCCACAACTCTAGTGATGATCACAGGTTTGCCAGCCAGGTTGCATTTATGGATACCAGTCTTTTGGGACATGAACACCTGAAGAGTCAGAAGTGATAAGTTATGAAATGCAAGAATAACCTGCAGTGATGACACTGATATTTTCAGAAATATTTACTTGCCTACCAGAGCTGAATGAGTTACATCTCTAAACTGATAAACATATAAATGACAAAGTTTTGCACCATAACAACAAAGATATTCTTGTAACGACATCACTGGACTAATTAACTATTATCATTTCAAGGGAACTGGCCATCATGAATAGAAATGAATACACACATATCTGATAGCACATAGGCTTTAGCATGCAGCAGTGTGGAACTGGGTATTTTGACAAGTACAAAATTTACCCTTTCTGGTGGGAGGTCAATTCCCAAGTCTCCTCGAGATATAATGATACCATCAGCCTCTTGGagaatttcatcaaaatgtTCCAAACCCTGGAAAGAAACACAGTAATGCATGATGAAATTAATCATATAGAGCAGTGAAACAAACAGAATGGTGTCATAGTAAAAGCATGATAGTTACCTCCGCATTTTCAACCTTTGCATATATCTGTGTGTCTTGAAGATCATGAGATTGTAAAAAGGCTCTAAGCTGCACACAAAACATATCCAAGGATAAGCAGTATTCCATGCCCAACTACCAAGAAAAGTGCAACCAGCTTATCATTATGC carries:
- the LOC100836807 gene encoding pyruvate kinase 1, cytosolic; the encoded protein is MQGGNHMLLEEPVRLASVLAPAKPKVFPSLTKIVGTLGPNSRSVEVIEECLTAGMSVARFDFSWKDATYHQETLDNLRKAARNLKKLCPIMLDTVGPEIQVHNSTGAPIELKAGNHVTVTPDLSEAPSAEILPIKFGDLAKVVTKGDTLFIGQYLFTGSETTSLWLEVIETSGEEVICLVKNTATLAGPIFTLHVSQVHISMPTLSEYDKQVISTWGLQNSVDIISLSHTRSSEDVRELRAFLQSHDLQDTQIYAKVENAEGLEHFDEILQEADGIIISRGDLGIDLPPERVFMSQKTGIHKCNLAGKPVIITRVVDSMIDNLRPTRAEATDVANAVLDGTDAILLGAETLRGQYPVDAVSTVGRICAEAETVYNQSLHFKKVVRHVGEPMAHEESVASSAVRSAMKVKAAAIVVFTFSGRAARLIAKYRPPMPVLAVVFPREGSDPSKWRSYGTTQARQCFSVRGVYPLMGSTDEAETGGLTKEEYGIKLALNYGRSVGIVKPFDRVIIFEKIGDSSVVKIIECENSQ
- the LOC104585027 gene encoding NAC domain-containing protein 76, whose protein sequence is MAMPEARGGGLGLPTGFRFMPTDEELTASYLRKKGTRHTGSNFSSAGRCQGAGAGPAGCYPARRHVEGDREGGACGHLTAARDAHGHQQTLVFFTVNVGSGATRRTQWIMHEYRLHPALLAVVAKVGKDVEDSVVCRFFKKATRRGGNPEDMGGPSSPHLSCVTEELGDDEEEMASSNN
- the LOC100837315 gene encoding NAD(P)H-quinone oxidoreductase subunit T, chloroplastic, producing the protein MAASSTASRPFTPFLHRHQGRGRCRTRLVVVAASTPDAEAPSPEAAAAPGKKKTVDTRIHWSNPDEGWIGGKDIKEGESGSKNEPLGRRFADLINDPAESHYQFLGIAPEADIEEIKAAYRRLSKEFHPDTTRLPLKSASEKFIWLREVYNVLSEEETRRFYDWTLAQEAESRRLQQLRSRLEDPYEQDIQSYEPVPDMVDRLGGKNMELSDQAMTALGFDIVVIFFSICCIIYAVFFKEQY